A genomic window from Thermococcus nautili includes:
- a CDS encoding CGP-CTERM sorting domain-containing protein: MSWRVPPAVFVALLTIGLVSGSAVILAPPEGMATYPEVIAGVGSDGDGGFVVVVPFNMTSNGTPVVPGAWVGDFYPNGSLKWGENVKGAPLHPSPRIFRATANGSILLIGQSDEGNHTDIWVIKLDRDGKLLWSKDYLLNVSPGWIMTVDDAVQAGNEILIATHVDSFRGNEQVTVPVVLALDGNGKLLWAREYRIPHGPGELYSTAIGKVGDGYYLILHDERNWYYLRLDKEGNPVGTWKVTSSLKGFFIKSALSLGNTVYFLGGSSNGTVLGAIVGNSTIWAKLYILIPEKTCTEKSENVTVLSTRTSSTEPAPALTVSGNYLLFQPTVVEAFRLACNDGLNTTYAVIKTDTMGIVVGSFVAVSNGMPWEKTTLPEFLSEPVGVSANGNSFIAIWRETTASGAVLHFRGFAILSNLQSKPEGPVIGTYGFRVNVMPVDVELTPGPVATKGELDVKTVEEPVTIEKTQGVPVKVFTTEESSEGSICGPGIILLLSLLVALRRRG; encoded by the coding sequence ATGTCTTGGAGGGTTCCCCCAGCTGTGTTTGTTGCATTGCTTACGATTGGCCTTGTCAGCGGTTCTGCGGTCATACTTGCGCCGCCAGAAGGTATGGCAACGTATCCAGAGGTGATAGCGGGTGTAGGAAGCGATGGAGATGGAGGCTTCGTGGTTGTTGTTCCGTTCAACATGACCTCCAATGGAACGCCAGTGGTTCCGGGGGCCTGGGTTGGGGACTTCTACCCCAACGGCTCGCTTAAGTGGGGCGAGAACGTAAAAGGTGCCCCGTTGCACCCCTCACCGAGAATTTTCAGGGCAACCGCCAACGGCTCAATCCTTCTCATCGGGCAGAGCGACGAGGGAAATCACACAGACATCTGGGTGATTAAACTCGACAGGGACGGAAAACTCCTGTGGTCCAAGGATTACCTGCTCAACGTGAGCCCGGGCTGGATAATGACCGTTGACGACGCTGTTCAGGCGGGAAATGAGATACTCATCGCGACCCACGTTGACAGCTTCAGGGGGAACGAGCAGGTCACGGTTCCGGTCGTCCTGGCACTCGACGGAAACGGGAAACTCCTCTGGGCCAGGGAGTACAGGATACCTCACGGCCCCGGAGAACTTTACAGCACGGCGATTGGAAAGGTTGGGGACGGATACTACCTGATACTGCACGATGAGAGGAACTGGTACTACCTGAGGCTCGATAAAGAGGGCAACCCAGTTGGAACGTGGAAGGTGACGAGTTCGCTCAAGGGGTTCTTCATAAAATCGGCGCTCTCGCTGGGGAATACAGTCTACTTTCTCGGAGGTTCCTCAAACGGGACGGTTCTTGGGGCAATCGTCGGGAACTCCACCATCTGGGCCAAGCTGTACATCCTGATTCCTGAGAAAACCTGCACTGAAAAAAGTGAAAACGTCACCGTCCTGAGCACGAGAACATCTTCAACGGAACCGGCACCGGCGCTGACCGTTTCAGGAAACTACCTCCTTTTCCAGCCAACTGTCGTTGAGGCGTTCAGGCTGGCCTGCAACGATGGCCTTAACACCACCTACGCGGTCATAAAAACCGACACGATGGGAATAGTGGTTGGTAGCTTTGTCGCGGTCTCCAATGGAATGCCATGGGAAAAAACGACCCTGCCTGAGTTCTTGTCAGAGCCCGTGGGAGTGAGCGCAAACGGGAATTCCTTCATAGCCATCTGGAGGGAAACAACCGCCTCAGGAGCGGTGCTGCACTTCCGGGGCTTTGCAATACTGTCCAACCTGCAATCAAAACCAGAGGGCCCCGTCATTGGAACGTACGGCTTCAGGGTCAACGTAATGCCTGTGGACGTTGAACTAACTCCCGGACCAGTGGCCACAAAGGGAGAACTCGACGTGAAGACAGTGGAGGAACCGGTAACCATCGAGAAAACACAG
- a CDS encoding tRNA pseudouridine(54/55) synthase Pus10 has protein sequence MIVEKAERVLEEHKLCDHCLGRLFARLGKGTNEERGKAIRFVLNMERSARGLEPIAEPEECELCHNVFERIPELVEAMEEASKDIEFETFLVGSRFPEEIKEKEKAIWEEFNIDTAEPINREFNRELGKAFGRAMEKETSKNPDLVFIVEPFSGEIELQINPVYVYGRYRKLVRRIPQTPLPDFEDSVASIICRAFSKAFEGKCVFKGAGREDVDVRTLGNGRPFIVEIKSPRRRRVDLRKIAEEINASGKVEVLNLRFVSAKEAEEVLTKNHRKEYLALVLVEEGITPEEAEEVARKLEGLEIHQRTPWRVRKARADKVRVRKVHEAEARWVDEKHFELRLVTDGGLYIKELVSGDKGRTKPSVSDLLGKKAWCERLDVLNILDE, from the coding sequence ATGATAGTCGAGAAGGCCGAAAGGGTTCTTGAGGAGCACAAACTCTGCGACCACTGCCTCGGCAGGCTCTTCGCCAGGCTCGGTAAGGGGACGAACGAGGAGCGGGGGAAAGCAATAAGGTTCGTCCTCAACATGGAGCGCTCCGCGAGGGGCTTAGAACCGATAGCTGAGCCAGAGGAGTGTGAGCTCTGCCACAACGTCTTTGAGAGGATTCCCGAGCTCGTGGAGGCCATGGAGGAAGCGAGCAAGGATATCGAGTTCGAGACGTTTCTCGTCGGTTCCCGCTTCCCGGAGGAAATCAAGGAGAAAGAGAAGGCTATCTGGGAGGAGTTCAATATTGACACCGCCGAGCCGATAAACCGTGAGTTCAACCGCGAGCTCGGCAAGGCCTTTGGGAGGGCAATGGAAAAAGAGACCTCGAAGAACCCCGACCTTGTTTTCATAGTCGAGCCGTTCTCTGGTGAGATAGAGCTTCAAATCAACCCGGTTTACGTTTACGGGCGTTATAGAAAGCTCGTGCGCAGGATTCCCCAGACGCCTCTGCCCGACTTCGAGGACAGCGTAGCCTCGATAATCTGTCGGGCGTTTTCGAAGGCCTTCGAAGGTAAGTGCGTCTTCAAAGGCGCGGGGAGAGAGGACGTTGATGTCAGAACCCTCGGCAACGGAAGGCCCTTCATAGTTGAAATTAAGAGCCCGAGGAGGAGAAGGGTTGACCTCCGGAAGATAGCGGAGGAGATAAACGCGAGTGGGAAGGTGGAGGTTCTTAATCTTCGCTTCGTCTCGGCGAAGGAAGCCGAGGAGGTTCTAACTAAGAACCACAGGAAGGAATACCTCGCTCTCGTTCTCGTCGAGGAGGGCATAACGCCGGAGGAAGCCGAGGAAGTTGCGAGGAAGCTGGAGGGGCTTGAGATACACCAGAGAACGCCCTGGCGCGTCAGGAAGGCGAGGGCCGACAAGGTGAGGGTGAGGAAGGTTCACGAGGCCGAGGCGAGGTGGGTTGACGAGAAGCACTTCGAGCTTCGTCTCGTCACCGACGGAGGGCTCTACATCAAGGAGCTGGTTTCGGGCGACAAGGGGAGAACTAAGCCGAGCGTTAGCGATTTGCTCGGGAAGAAAGCCTGGTGCGAGAGGCTCGACGTGCTGAACATCTTAGACGAGTAG
- a CDS encoding transcriptional regulator: protein MATRRERIISLLEERDYSVSELAQVLGIRGRGSKKLILEDLKAIQKILRREGKVLLVKPAECRKCGFVFRPEINIPSRCPRCKSEWIEEPRFMIAER from the coding sequence ATGGCCACTCGACGGGAACGGATAATAAGCCTTTTGGAGGAGCGGGATTATTCGGTGAGCGAGTTAGCCCAGGTTCTCGGAATCCGGGGCAGGGGGAGCAAAAAGCTCATTCTGGAGGACCTCAAGGCGATTCAGAAAATCCTAAGGCGCGAGGGAAAGGTTCTGCTTGTCAAACCGGCCGAGTGCAGGAAGTGCGGTTTCGTTTTCAGGCCCGAAATCAACATTCCCTCCCGCTGTCCGCGCTGTAAGAGCGAGTGGATTGAGGAGCCGAGGTTCATGATTGCCGAGCGGTGA
- the gatD gene encoding Glu-tRNA(Gln) amidotransferase subunit GatD — MRKVEEFMKRHGLEVGDLVRVVKREGDERITFEGLVMPPYELSPGETLTIKLDNGYNVGVLIDAIEGVEILEKAVEKPKMEFKEVLPRKEGLPNVRILGTGGTIASRIDYKTGAVHPAFTAEELAKAVPEIFEMANVTPELIMNILSEDMKPAYWARIAEEVAKALNGGEDGVVIAHGTDTMAYTASALSFMLRNLTKPVVLVGAQRSSDRPSSDAAMNLTCAVRMATSDVAEVMVVMHGETSDTYCLAHRGTKVRKMHTSRRDAFRSINDVPIARIWPKGGIEFLRSDYRRRSEGEVIADTKIEEKVAILKIYPGISGELLDFLVDKGYKGVVIEGTGLGHVPQDFIPHVQRAVEEGVAVCVTSQCLYGRVNLNVYSNGRKLLKAGAIPCEDMLPETAYVKLMWVLGHTRELSEVRKMMLTNYAGEITPYTRYDTFLR, encoded by the coding sequence ATGAGGAAGGTTGAGGAGTTCATGAAGAGACATGGACTTGAGGTAGGCGACCTCGTGAGGGTCGTCAAAAGGGAAGGGGACGAGAGAATTACCTTTGAGGGCCTCGTGATGCCTCCGTACGAGCTTTCGCCCGGCGAAACGCTGACGATAAAGCTCGACAACGGCTACAACGTCGGCGTTCTCATTGATGCAATCGAGGGCGTTGAAATCCTTGAGAAGGCCGTCGAGAAGCCGAAGATGGAGTTCAAGGAAGTTCTCCCGCGGAAGGAGGGCCTCCCGAACGTCAGGATTCTCGGAACCGGAGGAACGATAGCGAGCAGGATTGACTACAAGACTGGGGCAGTTCACCCTGCTTTCACCGCCGAGGAGCTTGCGAAGGCCGTCCCGGAGATATTCGAGATGGCCAACGTTACGCCCGAGCTCATAATGAACATTTTAAGCGAGGACATGAAGCCGGCCTACTGGGCGAGGATAGCCGAGGAGGTAGCCAAAGCCCTCAACGGCGGTGAGGACGGCGTTGTGATAGCGCACGGAACTGATACAATGGCCTATACCGCCTCGGCCCTGAGCTTCATGCTGAGGAACCTTACGAAGCCGGTCGTCCTCGTTGGTGCGCAGAGGAGCTCTGACAGGCCGAGCAGTGACGCGGCCATGAACCTCACCTGTGCGGTCAGGATGGCGACGAGCGACGTTGCCGAGGTCATGGTGGTGATGCACGGCGAGACGAGCGACACCTACTGTTTAGCCCACCGTGGAACGAAGGTCAGGAAGATGCACACCAGCAGGCGCGATGCTTTCAGGAGTATAAACGACGTCCCGATAGCAAGGATATGGCCGAAAGGTGGGATAGAGTTCCTCAGGAGCGACTACAGGAGGAGAAGTGAGGGAGAAGTCATAGCCGACACGAAGATTGAGGAAAAGGTTGCAATCCTGAAAATCTACCCAGGAATCAGCGGTGAGCTCCTCGACTTCCTCGTTGATAAGGGCTACAAGGGTGTTGTGATAGAGGGAACCGGTCTCGGTCACGTTCCGCAGGACTTCATCCCCCACGTCCAGCGCGCGGTCGAGGAAGGCGTGGCAGTCTGCGTCACGAGCCAGTGCCTCTACGGCAGGGTGAACCTAAACGTCTACTCCAACGGCAGGAAGCTCCTGAAGGCGGGGGCGATACCCTGTGAGGACATGTTGCCAGAGACGGCCTACGTCAAGCTCATGTGGGTCCTCGGCCACACGAGGGAGCTTAGTGAGGTAAGGAAGATGATGCTGACGAACTACGCCGGCGAGATTACGCCCTACACGAGGTACGACACGTTCTTGAGGTGA
- the gatE gene encoding Glu-tRNA(Gln) amidotransferase subunit GatE has product MTEKFDYKELGLKVGLEIHRQLDTKKLFSLVPSELTEKVDFTFERRLRPTMSELGEIDPAALEEFKKGRKYIYEGNYELSDLVYMDEEPPRGPDREALEVTLQIAYLLNAKPVDEVHFMRKIVIDGSNVSGFQRTAIIALDGRVDTPWGSVGIPTICLEEDACRIVERKEKEVIYRLDRLGIPLVEISTTPDIHHPEQAKVVAKYIGDALRATRKVKRGLGTIRQDLNVSIKGGTRVEIKGVQELDMIPLIIEREVERQLNLLKIRDELRERGVKPEDIKEEFYDVTDVFENTESKIIARTIKKGGKVLAVKLPKFRGLIGREIQPGRRLGTEMADRAKKYVKGIFHIDELPNYGITEKEVNAVIEKLNLGELDAFVLVAADEETAKKALREVIKRAREAIEGVPEETRRALPDGNTQYMRPLPGKARMYPETDIPSIFIPPEEKERIKANLPELPQERVERYVKEYGIDKSLAETLVNDERDELFEELVKKGVKPSLAASILVVVLKGLKKEVPIENITDEHIREAFELYLDGKIAKEAFEEIFKELAKNPEKTAEQVAEEKGLTLLSEEEVEKIIDEVIQANIDVIKAKGMGAMGMIMGRAMAKLRGRADGKLVSTLVRRKIRELSGS; this is encoded by the coding sequence ATGACCGAGAAGTTCGATTACAAGGAGCTCGGCCTTAAGGTCGGTCTTGAGATTCACAGACAGCTCGATACCAAGAAGCTGTTCTCGCTCGTTCCGAGCGAGCTGACCGAGAAGGTGGACTTCACCTTTGAAAGACGCCTCAGGCCCACGATGAGCGAGCTCGGCGAAATTGACCCCGCGGCACTTGAGGAGTTCAAGAAGGGGAGGAAGTACATTTACGAAGGCAACTACGAGCTGAGCGACCTCGTTTATATGGACGAGGAACCGCCAAGGGGACCTGACAGAGAGGCTTTGGAGGTTACACTTCAGATTGCCTACCTGCTGAACGCCAAGCCCGTTGACGAGGTCCACTTCATGCGTAAAATCGTCATTGACGGCTCGAACGTTTCGGGCTTCCAGAGGACGGCGATAATAGCGCTCGACGGAAGGGTTGATACTCCATGGGGAAGCGTTGGAATCCCGACGATATGCCTTGAGGAAGACGCCTGCAGAATCGTCGAGAGGAAGGAGAAGGAGGTAATCTACCGCCTCGACCGCCTCGGCATCCCGCTCGTTGAGATAAGCACGACACCGGACATACACCACCCGGAGCAGGCTAAGGTGGTCGCGAAGTACATCGGCGACGCCCTGAGGGCCACCCGGAAGGTCAAGCGCGGTCTCGGAACGATAAGGCAAGATTTGAACGTCTCGATTAAAGGTGGCACCCGCGTCGAGATTAAGGGAGTGCAGGAGCTCGACATGATTCCGCTCATCATCGAGAGGGAAGTTGAGAGACAGCTTAACCTGCTCAAGATAAGGGACGAGCTCCGTGAGAGGGGTGTTAAGCCTGAGGACATTAAGGAGGAGTTCTACGACGTTACCGACGTCTTCGAGAACACTGAGTCCAAGATAATCGCCCGGACGATAAAGAAGGGCGGTAAGGTTTTGGCAGTCAAACTGCCGAAGTTCAGGGGTTTAATCGGCAGGGAAATTCAGCCCGGCAGGAGGCTCGGCACTGAGATGGCCGACAGGGCCAAGAAGTACGTGAAGGGCATCTTCCACATCGATGAGTTACCGAATTATGGAATTACAGAAAAAGAGGTTAATGCAGTTATTGAAAAACTCAACCTCGGAGAGCTCGACGCCTTCGTTCTCGTTGCGGCGGACGAGGAAACGGCAAAGAAGGCCCTCCGCGAGGTGATTAAGCGCGCGAGAGAAGCTATAGAGGGCGTCCCAGAGGAGACGAGGAGGGCCCTGCCCGACGGAAACACTCAATACATGCGCCCGCTCCCCGGAAAGGCGAGGATGTATCCTGAAACGGACATACCCTCGATTTTCATTCCGCCTGAGGAGAAGGAGAGAATTAAGGCCAACCTGCCAGAGCTCCCGCAGGAGAGGGTTGAGCGCTACGTGAAGGAGTATGGGATTGACAAAAGCCTGGCAGAGACCCTCGTAAACGACGAGCGCGACGAGCTCTTCGAGGAGCTCGTGAAGAAGGGAGTAAAACCCTCGCTGGCCGCTTCAATCCTCGTGGTCGTCCTCAAGGGCCTCAAGAAGGAGGTTCCGATTGAGAACATCACGGACGAGCACATCAGAGAAGCATTTGAGCTTTACCTCGACGGTAAGATTGCCAAGGAGGCCTTTGAGGAGATATTCAAGGAGCTTGCGAAGAATCCGGAGAAGACCGCCGAGCAGGTGGCAGAGGAGAAGGGTCTAACGCTCCTCAGCGAGGAAGAGGTTGAGAAAATCATTGATGAGGTAATCCAGGCAAACATAGACGTCATCAAGGCCAAGGGAATGGGCGCGATGGGCATGATAATGGGAAGGGCAATGGCAAAGCTCCGCGGAAGGGCCGACGGCAAGCTCGTGAGCACCTTAGTGAGAAGGAAGATTCGGGAGCTGAGCGGGAGCTAA
- the hmgA gene encoding hydroxymethylglutaryl-CoA reductase (NADPH), which produces MEFEELVEKVVKGEVKLHQVEKYTDKRTATEVRRKALEKKLGVKLEHIGHYSIDPEQVIGRNIENMIGVVQIPMGVAGPLKINGEYAKGEFYIPLATTEGALVASVNRGCSALTEAGGVKTTLIDDKMTRAPLLKCPDARRAREVAEWVKENIDYLQEKAVSKVTRHGKLRDVKPFIVGNNLYLRFEFETGDAMGMNMVTIASEEIMKVIEEKFPDVRYLALSGNLCVDKKPNAMNFINGRGKTVIAEAIIPREIVERKLKTTPELIAEVNYRKNLVGSAQAGSYGFNAHFGNIVGAIFLATGQDEAQITEGSHGITLAEVTPEGDLYISITMPSLEIGTVGGGTRVPTQREALSIMGVAGGGDPPGTNAKKFAEIVAGAVLAGELSLLAAIAAKHLAKAHKELGR; this is translated from the coding sequence ATGGAGTTTGAGGAGCTCGTTGAGAAGGTCGTTAAGGGAGAGGTAAAGCTCCACCAGGTTGAGAAGTACACGGACAAGAGAACCGCGACCGAGGTCAGGAGAAAGGCCCTTGAGAAAAAGCTCGGCGTGAAGCTCGAACACATCGGGCACTACAGCATAGACCCCGAGCAGGTCATCGGCAGGAACATCGAGAACATGATAGGCGTCGTCCAGATACCCATGGGCGTTGCCGGACCGCTCAAAATCAACGGCGAGTACGCGAAGGGCGAGTTCTACATACCCCTCGCCACAACAGAGGGGGCGCTCGTTGCCAGCGTGAACCGCGGTTGCTCCGCCCTGACCGAGGCAGGTGGCGTCAAAACGACGCTTATCGACGACAAGATGACCCGTGCACCGCTCCTCAAGTGCCCTGACGCGAGGAGGGCGAGGGAAGTCGCGGAGTGGGTGAAGGAGAACATCGACTACCTCCAGGAGAAGGCCGTCAGCAAGGTCACCAGGCACGGAAAGCTCAGGGACGTTAAGCCCTTCATAGTGGGCAACAACCTATACCTGCGCTTCGAGTTCGAGACCGGCGACGCTATGGGAATGAACATGGTGACGATAGCGAGCGAGGAGATAATGAAGGTCATCGAAGAGAAGTTCCCCGACGTTCGCTATCTCGCTCTCTCTGGCAACCTCTGCGTTGACAAGAAACCCAACGCGATGAACTTCATCAACGGACGCGGTAAGACGGTGATAGCGGAGGCAATAATTCCGCGTGAGATAGTCGAGAGGAAGCTGAAGACGACGCCAGAACTCATAGCGGAGGTGAACTACCGCAAGAACCTCGTCGGGTCGGCCCAGGCCGGCTCTTACGGCTTCAACGCCCACTTCGGCAATATAGTCGGGGCAATATTCCTCGCCACGGGGCAGGACGAGGCACAGATTACCGAAGGTTCACACGGCATAACCCTCGCCGAAGTTACGCCTGAGGGAGACCTCTACATCAGCATAACAATGCCGAGCCTCGAAATCGGAACGGTTGGGGGAGGAACGCGCGTCCCGACCCAGAGGGAGGCTTTAAGCATTATGGGCGTCGCTGGAGGGGGCGACCCACCTGGAACAAACGCCAAGAAGTTCGCGGAGATAGTTGCGGGAGCGGTTTTGGCTGGGGAACTCTCGCTCCTCGCGGCGATAGCGGCGAAGCACCTCGCGAAAGCCCACAAGGAGCTGGGACGCTAA
- a CDS encoding MinD/ParA family ATP-binding protein — protein sequence MALIVVTGRGGAGKTTTTANLSSYLAMKEYRVLAVDGDLYLPNLGFHFALDTVKYTVHTLLKNPDVDPEWAIYRHKETGVYVMPGSTQLQDVLGISPRRLVDILERVKYKFGVVFVDSPTGVPFDTLPTFQVANYQLIVVEIERSPIYSFETMVKNEIEKLKALGEKYNLNIGVVLNKVRESADVVDKIIEAIEEDLDVPVLGWVPFDYNVPESINVGVPIIKYLPNSDAAVAFKEIGEVLEEWIFG from the coding sequence ATGGCACTGATAGTCGTAACGGGGCGTGGCGGAGCCGGCAAAACAACCACAACGGCGAACCTTAGCTCTTACCTTGCCATGAAGGAGTACCGCGTTCTGGCCGTTGATGGCGACCTCTACCTGCCCAACCTCGGTTTTCACTTCGCCCTAGACACGGTTAAATACACAGTCCACACCCTCCTAAAGAACCCGGACGTTGACCCGGAGTGGGCCATATACCGCCACAAGGAAACCGGCGTCTACGTGATGCCGGGGAGCACACAGCTTCAGGACGTCCTTGGAATCTCTCCGAGGAGGCTCGTTGACATCCTTGAGAGGGTGAAGTACAAGTTCGGCGTCGTTTTTGTCGACTCCCCCACGGGTGTTCCCTTTGATACCCTCCCAACGTTTCAGGTCGCCAACTATCAGCTTATAGTCGTTGAAATAGAGCGTTCTCCGATTTACTCGTTCGAGACTATGGTTAAGAACGAGATAGAAAAACTGAAGGCCCTCGGGGAGAAGTACAACCTCAACATCGGCGTCGTCCTGAATAAGGTTCGCGAGAGCGCCGATGTCGTTGATAAGATAATAGAAGCCATAGAAGAGGATTTGGACGTCCCGGTTCTCGGGTGGGTTCCCTTCGACTACAACGTCCCCGAGTCCATAAACGTTGGAGTTCCGATAATCAAGTACCTCCCCAACAGCGACGCCGCCGTCGCGTTCAAGGAAATCGGAGAAGTCCTCGAGGAATGGATTTTCGGCTGA
- the tdh gene encoding L-threonine 3-dehydrogenase, with translation MAEKMPAIMKTKPAYGAELVEVDVPKPGPGEVLIRVLATSICGTDLHIYEWNEWAQSRIKPPQIMGHEVAGEVIEVGPGVEDLQEGDYISAETHIVCGKCYACKHNRYHVCQNTKIFGVDMDGVFATYAIVPAQNAWKNPKDMKPEYASLQEPLGNAVDTVLAGPIAGRSTLITGAGPLGLLGITVAKASGAYPVIVSEPSDFRRKLAKKVGADYVINPFEEDPVEVVMSITDGAGVEVFLEFSGAPKALEQGLKATTPGGRVSLLGLFPRDVTLDFNNLIIFKALEVHGITGRHLWETWYTVSSLIQSGKLNLDPIITHKYKGFDKFEEAFELMRAGKTGKVVFFPKE, from the coding sequence ATGGCTGAAAAAATGCCCGCTATTATGAAGACCAAACCTGCCTACGGGGCGGAGCTCGTTGAGGTTGACGTTCCCAAGCCCGGGCCGGGCGAGGTTCTTATCAGGGTTCTCGCGACGAGCATCTGCGGAACCGACCTCCACATCTACGAGTGGAACGAGTGGGCGCAGAGCAGGATTAAACCGCCCCAGATTATGGGCCACGAGGTCGCTGGAGAGGTCATCGAGGTTGGCCCAGGTGTTGAGGACCTTCAGGAGGGCGACTACATAAGTGCGGAGACACATATCGTCTGTGGAAAGTGCTACGCCTGCAAGCACAACCGCTACCACGTCTGCCAGAACACCAAGATTTTCGGCGTCGATATGGACGGTGTCTTCGCGACCTACGCCATCGTTCCGGCCCAGAACGCCTGGAAGAACCCCAAGGACATGAAGCCCGAATACGCCTCACTCCAGGAGCCCCTTGGCAATGCAGTTGATACCGTTCTTGCCGGCCCGATAGCGGGCAGGAGCACACTCATAACCGGAGCCGGCCCGCTCGGACTGCTCGGTATAACCGTCGCGAAGGCGAGCGGTGCTTACCCGGTCATCGTGAGCGAGCCAAGCGACTTCAGGAGAAAGCTCGCCAAGAAGGTTGGGGCGGACTACGTTATCAATCCTTTTGAAGAAGACCCTGTTGAGGTCGTCATGAGCATAACCGACGGAGCGGGAGTTGAGGTCTTCCTCGAGTTCAGTGGTGCCCCCAAGGCCCTTGAGCAGGGCCTTAAGGCGACGACCCCTGGAGGAAGGGTCTCCCTGCTCGGGCTGTTCCCGAGGGACGTTACGCTCGACTTCAACAACCTGATAATCTTTAAGGCCCTTGAAGTTCACGGCATCACCGGAAGGCACCTCTGGGAGACATGGTACACCGTCTCAAGTCTCATCCAGAGCGGAAAGCTCAACCTCGACCCGATTATCACCCACAAGTACAAAGGCTTTGACAAGTTTGAAGAGGCCTTCGAGCTCATGCGCGCCGGAAAGACCGGCAAGGTCGTTTTCTTCCCGAAGGAGTGA
- the pheS gene encoding phenylalanine--tRNA ligase subunit alpha has translation MELSYQEKLTLIKLNELKKAKFEELVKETGLEQVAVMRAVLGLQAKGLAKLHERSERVVKLTETGKKYAEIGLPEWRALKLLRGRGKVTLDDLREVLSDDELKPIVGLLRKEGWASVRKEDGKLILEITEKGLEAGERPIDRALKLLAEKGVVPVNEIEKLVPVKELKRRKIGEEETVTEREVEITPAGEELAPKVELKREVSVLTPELIKSGKWREVEFRKFDIKAPVRRIYPGKKQPYRAFLDKIRRRLIEMGFIEMTVESMIETQFWNFDALFQPQNHPAREWTDTYQLKYPKSGHLPDEELVERVKTAHERGLAGSRGWGYVWSPERAMLLMPRAHGTALDARQLAKGVEIPGKYFTIQRVFRPDVLDRTHLIEFNQIDGFVVGEELNFRHLLGILKRFAVEIAGARKVKFLPDYYPFTEPSVQMSAYHPELGWVEFGGAGIFREEMTKALGIDVPVIAWGIGIDRLAMFKLGIDDIRYLFSYDLRWLREAKLVW, from the coding sequence ATGGAGCTGAGTTATCAGGAGAAGCTCACCCTCATCAAGCTCAACGAACTGAAAAAAGCGAAATTCGAGGAACTCGTTAAAGAGACCGGTCTCGAGCAGGTAGCGGTCATGAGGGCAGTTCTCGGCCTGCAGGCAAAGGGTTTGGCCAAGCTCCACGAGAGGAGCGAGAGGGTCGTTAAGCTCACCGAGACCGGGAAGAAGTACGCCGAAATCGGCCTTCCAGAGTGGAGGGCCTTAAAGCTTCTCCGCGGGAGGGGAAAGGTCACGCTCGACGACCTCAGGGAGGTTCTCAGCGACGACGAGCTCAAGCCGATAGTTGGCCTCCTCAGGAAGGAGGGCTGGGCGAGCGTCAGGAAGGAGGACGGTAAGCTAATTCTCGAAATCACGGAGAAGGGGCTTGAAGCTGGGGAAAGGCCCATTGACAGGGCCCTAAAGCTCCTCGCCGAGAAGGGAGTCGTTCCGGTTAACGAAATCGAGAAGCTCGTTCCCGTCAAGGAGCTTAAGAGGAGAAAAATCGGCGAGGAGGAAACTGTAACCGAGAGGGAAGTCGAGATTACACCGGCAGGCGAGGAGCTGGCTCCGAAGGTGGAGCTGAAGCGGGAGGTTTCTGTTCTAACTCCGGAACTCATAAAGTCCGGCAAATGGAGGGAAGTTGAGTTCAGGAAGTTCGACATAAAGGCCCCTGTGAGGAGGATTTACCCGGGCAAGAAGCAACCCTACAGAGCGTTCCTCGACAAGATAAGGAGAAGGCTCATCGAGATGGGCTTCATCGAGATGACTGTTGAGAGCATGATTGAGACCCAGTTCTGGAACTTCGATGCCCTATTCCAGCCCCAGAACCACCCCGCCCGCGAATGGACCGACACATACCAGCTCAAGTACCCGAAGAGCGGGCACCTGCCCGATGAGGAGCTCGTTGAGAGGGTTAAGACCGCCCACGAGCGCGGTCTGGCCGGCTCGCGTGGCTGGGGCTACGTCTGGTCTCCGGAGAGGGCGATGCTCCTCATGCCGAGGGCGCACGGTACTGCCCTTGACGCGAGACAGCTCGCGAAAGGTGTCGAGATTCCAGGGAAGTACTTCACGATTCAGCGCGTTTTCAGGCCGGACGTCCTCGATAGGACTCACCTCATCGAGTTCAACCAGATTGACGGCTTCGTCGTCGGCGAAGAGTTGAACTTCAGGCACCTCCTCGGAATCCTCAAGCGCTTCGCTGTCGAGATAGCTGGGGCCAGGAAGGTTAAGTTCCTGCCCGACTACTACCCGTTCACCGAGCCCAGCGTCCAGATGAGCGCCTACCACCCTGAACTTGGCTGGGTTGAGTTCGGCGGTGCCGGAATCTTCCGCGAGGAGATGACTAAGGCTTTGGGCATAGACGTCCCGGTCATCGCGTGGGGAATCGGAATCGACAGGCTGGCCATGTTCAAGCTCGGAATAGACGACATACGCTACCTCTTCAGCTACGACCTCCGCTGGCTGAGGGAAGCAAAGCTGGTGTGGTGA